The following proteins come from a genomic window of Thermococcus sp. EP1:
- a CDS encoding methylmalonyl-CoA mutase, whose amino-acid sequence MTFDKKRIEDIKKAEEEWNEKTVKPFIAKRPERKEKFMTADGFEIKRVYTPADLENWEYLEKLNFPGQYPFTRGVYATMYRGRLWTMRQYAGFGTAEESNKRYKYLLEQGQTGLSVAFDLPTQIGYDSDHPMAEGEVGKVGVAIDSLKDMEILFDGIPLDKVSTSMTINATAANLLAMYILVGQKQGVSQDQLRGTVQNDVLKEYIARGTYIFPPQPSMRLTTDIIMYCAEHVPKWNSISISGYHIREAGANAVQEVAFTLADGIEYVKAVIARGMDVDKFAPRLSFFFNAHNNFLEEIAKFRAARRLWAKIMKEKFGAKNPRSMLLRFHTQTGGSTLTAQQPENNIVRVAIQALAAVLGGTQSLHTNSYDEALSLPTEKSVRIALRTQQIIAYESGVVDTIDPLGGSYYIEWLTDHIEEEAMKYIEKIEGMGGMMKAIERGYIQKEIADSAYKYQREVEEKKRIIVGVNEFIVDEPLEVEILKVDPSIRDKQVERLKKLRSERNNKKVEEALDALRKAAETEDENLMPYIIEAHKHLATLGEVTDILREVWGEYRAPLIF is encoded by the coding sequence ATGACCTTCGATAAAAAGAGGATAGAGGATATTAAAAAAGCCGAAGAAGAATGGAATGAAAAAACTGTAAAACCTTTCATCGCAAAAAGGCCAGAAAGAAAGGAAAAATTCATGACCGCAGATGGATTTGAGATCAAACGGGTATACACTCCCGCTGATCTTGAGAACTGGGAGTATCTAGAAAAGCTCAACTTCCCTGGCCAATACCCATTCACAAGAGGAGTTTATGCTACGATGTATAGAGGAAGACTATGGACAATGAGACAATACGCTGGTTTTGGAACCGCTGAAGAAAGCAATAAGCGTTACAAATACCTCTTGGAGCAAGGGCAAACTGGTCTAAGCGTCGCTTTTGATTTACCAACACAAATTGGTTATGATTCCGATCACCCCATGGCAGAAGGTGAGGTTGGTAAAGTCGGTGTTGCTATTGATTCTCTCAAGGATATGGAGATACTCTTTGATGGAATTCCCCTAGATAAGGTTTCTACATCAATGACAATTAACGCTACAGCCGCTAATCTCTTAGCCATGTATATTCTTGTGGGTCAAAAACAAGGTGTTTCACAAGATCAACTTAGAGGAACTGTACAAAACGATGTATTAAAGGAATACATCGCCAGAGGAACGTACATCTTCCCACCACAGCCATCTATGAGGCTAACAACAGACATCATAATGTATTGTGCAGAACATGTTCCAAAATGGAACTCAATAAGTATAAGTGGGTACCATATTAGAGAAGCTGGAGCAAATGCAGTTCAAGAAGTTGCCTTCACTCTTGCTGATGGTATTGAGTATGTTAAGGCTGTCATAGCAAGAGGTATGGACGTTGATAAGTTCGCTCCAAGATTGAGCTTCTTCTTCAATGCTCACAACAATTTCCTAGAAGAGATTGCCAAGTTTAGGGCAGCAAGAAGACTGTGGGCCAAGATAATGAAGGAGAAATTTGGAGCCAAGAACCCAAGATCAATGCTCTTGAGATTCCACACCCAAACAGGCGGTTCAACACTCACAGCTCAACAACCAGAAAACAATATAGTTAGAGTTGCCATTCAGGCCCTAGCCGCAGTTTTAGGTGGAACCCAATCCCTCCACACTAATAGTTATGATGAGGCCCTGAGCCTTCCAACAGAAAAGAGCGTTAGAATCGCCTTAAGAACACAACAAATCATTGCATACGAGAGTGGAGTGGTTGATACCATCGACCCACTTGGAGGAAGCTATTACATTGAGTGGCTTACCGATCACATAGAAGAAGAAGCTATGAAGTACATTGAAAAGATTGAAGGCATGGGAGGAATGATGAAGGCCATTGAAAGGGGATACATCCAGAAGGAGATCGCCGACTCAGCTTATAAGTACCAGAGGGAAGTTGAAGAGAAGAAGCGCATTATTGTTGGTGTGAACGAATTTATCGTAGATGAACCACTAGAAGTAGAAATCCTCAAAGTCGATCCAAGCATCAGGGATAAACAGGTAGAGAGATTAAAGAAACTTAGAAGTGAACGCAATAATAAAAAGGTTGAAGAAGCATTGGACGCATTGAGAAAAGCCGCTGAGACCGAAGATGAGAACCTAATGCCATACATAATCGAAGCCCACAAGCACCTTGCAACCCTTGGTGAGGTTACTGACATTCTCAGAGAGGTTTGGGGTGAATACAGGGCCCCATTGATTTTCTGA
- the pgiA gene encoding glucose-6-phosphate isomerase, whose translation MEYKIPFGVKLDFETGIIENAKKSVRKLSDMKGYFIDEEAQKKMIEESDPVVYEVYAIEQEEKEGDLNFATTVLYPGKVGKEFFMTKGHYHSKIDRAEVYFALKGKGGMLLQTPEGDAKWIPMEPGTIVYVPPYWAHRTINTGNEPFIFLALYPADAGHDYGTIAEKGFSKIVIEENGEIVVKDNPKWQE comes from the coding sequence ATGGAGTACAAAATACCTTTCGGTGTCAAACTAGATTTTGAAACTGGGATTATTGAGAATGCAAAGAAAAGTGTTAGGAAGCTCAGTGACATGAAGGGATATTTTATCGATGAAGAGGCACAGAAAAAAATGATTGAAGAAAGCGACCCCGTGGTTTATGAGGTATATGCTATAGAACAGGAAGAGAAGGAAGGAGATTTAAACTTCGCTACAACAGTTCTTTATCCAGGAAAGGTGGGAAAAGAGTTTTTCATGACAAAAGGTCATTATCATTCAAAGATAGACCGAGCAGAAGTTTACTTTGCTCTCAAGGGCAAGGGAGGAATGCTTTTACAAACCCCAGAAGGTGACGCAAAATGGATCCCAATGGAGCCTGGTACAATAGTCTATGTTCCTCCATATTGGGCCCATAGAACAATAAACACTGGAAATGAGCCATTTATCTTTTTAGCCCTCTACCCAGCAGATGCTGGACATGATTATGGAACAATTGCTGAAAAAGGATTTTCTAAAATAGTAATTGAGGAAAACGGGGAAATTGTTGTCAAAGACAACCCCAAATGGCAAGAATAA